A genomic region of Camelus ferus isolate YT-003-E chromosome 11, BCGSAC_Cfer_1.0, whole genome shotgun sequence contains the following coding sequences:
- the LOC106730962 gene encoding LOW QUALITY PROTEIN: NUT family member 2D (The sequence of the model RefSeq protein was modified relative to this genomic sequence to represent the inferred CDS: inserted 1 base in 1 codon): MACASLTFRFMEFEAKEEMQFQQVQWMQRVQGLPPPVPPKLEPQGPSSKNGPSARYPCAQWMCVPRKLHTSQCPWETMAPKEILPEAVKQYVDTMDELVGPVPLATGGLDAEFQEDRNELKQEENGTYTDPDLLSYTDKLCSQEACVTKVEAVIHPRFLADLLSPEPQLDLLALAEELEQEEGLTLEEVSQRREGHSGRQGRDGPQVEEGRRETPRWGAPQAPSPQRNGLSPAPPPAAKSRKRPLXGGPVPAGKLSLPKPDLGVSGRPALTLGLAHPSLGKKREPAQDSTPGTMEGSEPKPTTEKAGEGGKQDDDFRVVHTGL, from the exons ATGGCCTGTGCCTCCCTTACCTTCAGGTTCATGGAGTTTGAGGCAAAGGAGGAGATGCAGTTTCAGCAGGTGCAGTGGATGCAGAGGGTGCAGGGCCTGCCTCCTCCAGTCCCACCAAAGCTGGAACCTCAGGGTCCCAGCTCAAAAAATGGGCCCTCAGCCAGGTACCCATGTGCCCAGTGGA TGTGTGTGCCCAGGAAGCTACACACATCCCAGTGTCCCTGGGAGACCATGGCACCTAAGGAGATTCTCCCTGAGGCTGTGAAACAGTATGTGGACACCATGGATGAGCTGGTGGGGCCTGTCCCCTTAGCCACTGGGGGGCTAGATGCAGAATTCCAAGAGGACAGAAATGAACTGAAGCAGGAAGAGAACGGGACCTACACAGACCCAGATCTCCTGAGCTACACTGACAAGCTGTGCTCCCAGGAAGCCTGCGTCACCAaggtgg AGGCAGTCATTCACCCTCGATTCCTGGCAGACTTGCTTTCCCCAGAACCACAGCTGGACCTCTTGGCCCTAGCTGAGGAGTTGGAACAGGAGGAAGGACTCACCCTTGAAGAGGTgagccagaggagagagggacacTCAGGGAGACAAGGGAGGGATGGACCCCAGGTAGAAGAGGGAAGGCGAGAGACACCCAG gtggggggccccccaggccccctcccctcagaGAAATGGTCTcagcccagcacctccaccagCTGCCAAGTCAAGGAAGCGACCTC GTGGAGGCCCAGTACCTGCTGGGAAGCTGTCCCTGCCCAAGCCTGACCTCGGGGTCTCTGGGAGGCCAGCCTTAACTCTGGGGCTGGCTCACCCCTCACTGGGAAAAAAGAG AGAGCCTGCTCAGGACAGCACCCCTGGCACCATGGAAGGTTCTGAACCAAAGCCGACCACggaaaaggcaggggaggggggaaaacAAGACGATGACTTCAGGGTTGTGCACACCGGCCTCTGA